Within the Clostridia bacterium genome, the region GCAGCGAAGGTGCGTCGCGCCAGATACTCGGCATCGTGGGCGACTCGTCAAGGCTAGACATTGACCTTATAGCCGCGCTCGATATCGTTGAGGACGTAAAGCGCGTGCAGGAGCCGTATAAGAGCGCTAATAGAAAATTCCATCCCGAGGACACCGTTATAAAGGTGAGGGATACGCAGATAGGCGGCGGAACTCTTACGATGATGGCCGGCCCCTGCTCCGTTGAGACGGAGGATCAGATAATCGGCGTTGCAAAGGCCGTTAAGGCGAGCGGAGCCACTGTGCTTCGCGGCGGCGCGTTCAAGCCGCGCACCTCGCCCTATTCCTTCCAGGGGCTCGGCGCTGAGGGCATAGAGCTTCTCAAAATGGCGAGAAAGGAAACGGGCCTTCCCATCGTAACGGAGATAATGGACGCTTCGCAGCTTCCGCTTTTCGACGATATAGATATAATCCAGGTCGGCGCGAGAAATATGCAGAACTTCAATCTTTTGAAGATACTCGGCGCGCAGGATAAGCCCGTTATGATAAAGCGCGGCATGTCCTCGACGTATGAGGAATGGCTCATGAGCGCGGAATACGTCATGGCGAACGGCAACGAGAAGGTAATACTCTGCGAGCGCGGCATACGCACGTTCGAGACTTATACGAGAAACACCCTGGACCTTGCGGCGATACCCGTTTTAAAAACGCTTACGCACCTTCCCGTGATCATCGACCCCAGCCACGCCACGGGCAAGTCGTCGCTCGTCGCTCCGCTTGCAATGGGCGCCGTAGCAACGGGCGCGGACGGCCTCATCATTGAGGTACACAACGACCCGGCGCGCGCATGGTGCGACGGACCGCAGTCTTTAAAGCCCGAAGCTTTCGACGCTCTTGCGAAAAAGCTCATCTCGCTTCACTCCTTTATGCGTTCAGAGGAGGCGGCGTCGTGAAAGCGGGCATAGTGGGACTCGGCCTTATAGGCGGCTCTATGGCAAAGAGCATAAAGGCGCGCACGCTCCATAACGTGGCGGGCACGGACATTGATCGTGAGACCATGACCTTCGCGCGCTTGTGCGGAGCGATAGACGAGCCGCTCACGAAGGAGAATTTGGGCGAGTGCGATATCATACTTATTGCCGTGCGCCCGGGCGAAGCCGTAAAATGGGTGATAGAAAACGCGGGACATATT harbors:
- the aroF gene encoding 3-deoxy-7-phosphoheptulonate synthase, whose product is MVVLLKQNPDKEQVESLISWLQDKNLQVHRSEGASRQILGIVGDSSRLDIDLIAALDIVEDVKRVQEPYKSANRKFHPEDTVIKVRDTQIGGGTLTMMAGPCSVETEDQIIGVAKAVKASGATVLRGGAFKPRTSPYSFQGLGAEGIELLKMARKETGLPIVTEIMDASQLPLFDDIDIIQVGARNMQNFNLLKILGAQDKPVMIKRGMSSTYEEWLMSAEYVMANGNEKVILCERGIRTFETYTRNTLDLAAIPVLKTLTHLPVIIDPSHATGKSSLVAPLAMGAVATGADGLIIEVHNDPARAWCDGPQSLKPEAFDALAKKLISLHSFMRSEEAAS